A segment of the Flavobacterium azooxidireducens genome:
TAGTGGACTTTTGGGATATGCTACTAATTTAGACAGTTCTACTCCTAATATGGTTGGAAACCAGACAAATTGGAAAATAGCTTCAGCAGGATTAGGGGGAACAATATGTATTAAAACTGATAATACTTTGTGGGGTTGGGGTTCAAATAATTATGGTGAAATTGGTAATGGGACATTTAATAATGTGCCATATCCAACGCAAATTGGTACTGGATCCAATTGGAAAACAGTATCTCTTAGTAACACCCGGTTTACAGTAGCCATCAAAGAGGATGGTACTTTATGGACTTGGGGAAGCAACTATTTTGGACAGTTAGGTAATGGCACTACAACTCATACGAATTATCCAGCTCAAGTAGGATCAGATAATAATTGGGAAAATGCTACTGCAAATGGAGGACATATTTTAGCAACTAAATCAAATGGTCAGCTCTGGTCATGGGGTTTGAATAATTTTGGTCAATTAGGTGATGGCACAACAATTAATAAAAGTACACCACTTCTCATAGGATCTGATAATGATTGGATGTGGGGTAAAGGTGGAGGTAACTTTTCTAATGCTATAAAAGACAACGATCTTTTGTTTTCATGGGGATCTAACAATTATGGAGAATTAGGTGATGGAACAACTCAACAAAATTATTTTCCGCATCAAATATCCTGCACTCCTTTGAGTATAATCGAAATAAATTTTAATGATAACTTCAAAATTTACCCCAATCCTACTAATGAAATATTGAATATCCAAAGTAAATTCAATTTACCCATAAATAAGATCATTATAAGTGACGTGACAAGCAAGATTATTTTGGAACAAACCGACACTAATAAAATAATTAATGTCGGGAATCTAAAAGCAGGGATTTATTTTATAAAAATAGAAGTGTATGAAGGATATTACAGTTCTAAATTTATCAAAATTTAAAAAAAGATGCTAAAAAATACTAATCGAGGCAATGCCTTGTCAAAAAAAATCATCAGATACTTCTAACGAGGTTTATTTTTATCATTTGAATTCTAAGCAACGCCTCCCTCAACCCCTCAAAATTCAATCTTACTTGTAATCCAAACAAAAAACTGTAACAAATTTAAAAATAGCCTACCTATTGTGTACTATTAAAATTTTAAAATGGCACAATGAGTAATAGAAGAAATTGGTTAAAGCAAACAAGTATAGGTATTGTTGGTTTGGGTATTATTCCGTTTGAGGGTTTTGCAATTCCAACAAAAGAAGACATCATTGAAGAAAAAAATGTAGGCCTAATTCGGTTAAGGTCAAACGAAAATCCTTATGGTCCATCAGTATTGGCGAGAAATGCAATGCGTGATAGTATCACTGTCAGCAATCGCTATAATTGGGAATTGTTGGACGAACTAATTGGAAAAATTGCCCAAAAACATACTTTAACTGATCAAAGCATATTATTGGGTGCGGGTTCTTCGGAAATTTTAAATTTAGTTGCTTTGTATTGCTCAAAAAAAACAGGGAATTTAATTATTGCGGAAACTACTTTTGATTATTGGACAGCAACAGCTGAAAATGCAGGTCTTAAAAAAATATCGATTCCTTTAACCGCTGATAAAAAGCACGATCTATCAGCAATGTTAAATGCCATTGACGCTGATACGAGATTGGTTTATATCTGTAATCCTAATAATCCAACGGGAACACTTTGTGCAAGTGAAGCTCTTTTAAATTTTATAAATGAAGCCACAAAAAGAACAAAAGTGTTAGTTGATGAGGCTTACCTGGATTTTACAGACCAACCCTCACTTGCCAATCTTGTAACAGAGAATAAAAACCTAATTATTGTCAGAACCTTTTCAAAAATATATGGTTTAGCAGGTGCACGCATTGGCTATGCAATAGCACATCCGGAAACCATAACGGAAATGAACCAATTACACTTTTCTGCAAGTGGAAGTGTAAGCATACTTTCTGCTTCAGCAGCTTTAGCATCGTTAAAGGACAATAAATTTGTAGCCGAAACAATTTTGCTTAATGCAGAAGCAAGAAAATACACGATTGAACAATTGGAGAAGTTAAAAATACGTTGTATTCCGTCGCATACAAACTTTGTTTATTTTTCATTAGAAAATTATGAAAAAGACTTTTTTGAGCAGTTAAAAAAGAACAATATTCTTGGGACAAAGATTTATGAAGAAAAAGGAAAATGGTCAAGAATTACAATTGGTACAATGGAAGAAATGAAAGAGTTTATTAAAGCGTTAGGGTAAATATAAAAACCTCGTCAGATACTTCTAACGAGGTTTGTTTTTTATATGAATTTTGAAAATCTACATCAACGCCTTCTTCAACTCTTCAAAATCTAATTTTACTTGTTCTCCGGTTTGTAAATTTTTCAATCCAAAACTATTCTCCTTCATTTCCGATTCTCCGGCAATCACGGCAAAAGGAATTCCGCGTTTGTCTGCATGTTGAAATTGTTTAGCGATTTTGGCAGCATCGGGATATAGTTCGACTTTTATTCCGCTACGGCGTAATTTGGAAATGGCTTCCATCGCATAGAAACTTTCTGCATTTCCGTAATTGATAAAAAGTGCTTTGCTGGTGGCAGTCACCGTGTCCGGGAATAAACCTAATTCTTCCAACACCAAATAAATGCGGTCTAAGCCAAACGAAATACCGACACCACTCATATTCTTTAAACCGAAAATTCCGGTCAAATCATCATAACGACCACCACCACCAATGGAACCCATTGCTACTTGCGGAGCGGTAACTTCAAAAATGGCTCCGGTGTAGTAATTTAATCCTCTGGCTAACGTAACATCCAAATCAATTTTTGCTGATTGTAATCCTAATTTTTCTATGGTTTCGCAAATGAATTTTAATTCCTCTACGCCTTTTTTTCCTTCTTCGGATGTGGATAATAAATCATTCAACTTTTCAATTTTCTCAAAAACTGTTCCGATAAACTGAAACAACGGTTGCACTTTTTCGATGGCGGATTCCGAAATTCCTTTTTCAAGCATTTCTTTTTTCACACCTTCCTCGCCTATTTTGTCTAATTTGTCTAAAGCAACCGTAAAATCAATTAATTTATCTTTCGCACCAATTACTTCCGCAATTCCTGACAAAATTTTTCGGTTATTTATTTTGATGGTTGTTCCGCCTAACCCTAATTGCGTAAAAACCGCATCATACAATTGAACCAACTCCACTTCTTGCCACAATGAAGTCGAACCCACCACATCAGCGTCACATTGATAAAACTCTCTGAATCTCCCTTTTTGTGGACGATCGGCTCTCCAAACCGGTTGAATTTGGTATCGCTTAAACGGAAACTCAATTTCATTTTGGTGTTGAACCACGTAACGAGCAAACGGAACGGTTAAGTCGTAACGAAGGGCTTTTTCGGAGATTAAAGGGGTTAATTTATTTGATTTGATTTTTGATAATTTACTAAACTTTATAAAATCAATAAACCTGCTTTGTATTTCTATTTTCTGATTATTATTAAAGTTTTGGAATACTTCTACACTTTCAAAAAAATAATCCATATCAAATACCCGTGACAAAATATATTCTTTATTATCATTAAGAAATTCAACTAACAAATTTTCATATTCATGTAAATAATGATATTCACGAGAACTGTGGAAAGTATTTTTTACACTTAACTCTTCGAAAAAAAATCGAACTGTTTTCCAAGAAGATATATCATTATCTTTTGCATAATCTCTACAATCATTTCTAAAACATTCAAAAAACCTTGTGAAAAAAGAATCAATATACATAACTGATTTTTCATCAATATTCGAAATAGTTTCAATTGCTTTTTCATAATATTCACCAGATTCCAATATCTTAAAAATCAATCGATCACCTTCTTCCCCATATTTTCCCATCAACGTTTCCGAATTTTCAAACGAAGGCGTTTCAATCGGCTGAAATCCAAAAACCTCAAAATGATGTTTCATAATCGAGCTGATGTAATTGCGTTTCGCCACCTCTGCCGGTGAAAAATCTCTGGTTCCTTTGGGTATGCTTGGTTTTTGAGCCATTGTTATATTAATTCTAATGTTGTAAGTTGCATTTTTGCCCGCCTCGGCGGGAGATTCTTATTTCGACTTCGTCATCTTGCAGAATGACAAAAATGAAAAACTCTGCATTTTTGCCCGCCTCGGCGGGAGATTCTTATTTCGACTTCGTCATCTTGCAGAATGACAAAAATGAAAAGCTATGCAAATATCTTACTTTTAAAAGAATTTTAAAGAAAACCTGTAACAAAAAATGTAAATTCGTGTCAAATGAAGATATGGCCAGTTTAGTAAAAGAAAATATAAAAATCGCGTTGGGTTCAATTAAAACTCAACTCTTGCGTACGATATTAACAATCATCATTATTGCGATTGGAATCACGGCATTAGTGAGTATTCTAACCGTGGTTTCTGCTTTGGAAAACACGTTGTCATCAAATTTTGCTTCGATGGGAGCCAATACGTTTACTATCAGACAATATGAATTACAAGTTCGCATTGGCAATGGCCGAAGAGGCGAACGCGAAAAAATAAACCCAATTATTTCCTATCCCGAAGCGAAAGATTTTCAGGAAAAATACAACTATCCGTTTACTAATTCATCACTTTCCTTCGTAGCAACTTCTGCCGCCGAAGTAAAATATGAAAATAAAAAAACCGATCCGGAAATTACCGTTGTGGGTGTAGATGAATATTTTGCACCGAATTCAGGTTTAGAATTAGCTGCCGGAAGAAATTTTACCGGTTTTGATATCGAAAACAACAACTATGTTTGTGTAGTAGGTTCCGATTTTGAAAAAGGATTATTAAAAGATGTCAACCCAATTGATAAAGTCATTTCCATTCGCGGAGCAAAATTTAAAGTAATTGGTATTTTAAAAGAGGAAGGTTCTACCTTCGGAAACAGTCAGGATTTGCGGGTAATGATTCCGATTCAAGTCGCTCGCTCGTTGTTCACACAGCCCAACATCAATTATAATCTGAGTGTGATGGTCGAAAAAAAAGAACTCCTTGAAGCCGCTATCGATCAGGCCATGATTACAATGCGACAAGTGCGGAAACAAAATCCGGTGGAAGAAAACAACTTCGGAATCATTCGAAGTGACGAATTAATCAATCAAATTCTCTCACTAACCTCAGTATTAAGTGCCTCGGCTTGGGTAATTGGAATCATCACTATTTTTGGTTCTTCCATTGCTTTGATGAACATCATGCTCGTCTCCGTAACCGAAAGAACCCGTGAAATTGGTGTGCGAAAAGCCCTGGGTGCCAAACGAAAAACAATCGCTTT
Coding sequences within it:
- a CDS encoding T9SS type A sorting domain-containing protein, encoding MNKKITILILLVSFQISAQCWTSTASGWRHTIGIKSDGTLWAWGVNHKGQLGDGTNTNRTIPVQIGLDTNWQSVSASEYQSAGIKSDGTLWTWGWNFYGQLGDGTTIDKNVPIQIGNDTDWRLISVGLTQMNAIKIDGSLWAWGQNLSGLLGYATNLDSSTPNMVGNQTNWKIASAGLGGTICIKTDNTLWGWGSNNYGEIGNGTFNNVPYPTQIGTGSNWKTVSLSNTRFTVAIKEDGTLWTWGSNYFGQLGNGTTTHTNYPAQVGSDNNWENATANGGHILATKSNGQLWSWGLNNFGQLGDGTTINKSTPLLIGSDNDWMWGKGGGNFSNAIKDNDLLFSWGSNNYGELGDGTTQQNYFPHQISCTPLSIIEINFNDNFKIYPNPTNEILNIQSKFNLPINKIIISDVTSKIILEQTDTNKIINVGNLKAGIYFIKIEVYEGYYSSKFIKI
- the hisC gene encoding histidinol-phosphate transaminase — its product is MSNRRNWLKQTSIGIVGLGIIPFEGFAIPTKEDIIEEKNVGLIRLRSNENPYGPSVLARNAMRDSITVSNRYNWELLDELIGKIAQKHTLTDQSILLGAGSSEILNLVALYCSKKTGNLIIAETTFDYWTATAENAGLKKISIPLTADKKHDLSAMLNAIDADTRLVYICNPNNPTGTLCASEALLNFINEATKRTKVLVDEAYLDFTDQPSLANLVTENKNLIIVRTFSKIYGLAGARIGYAIAHPETITEMNQLHFSASGSVSILSASAALASLKDNKFVAETILLNAEARKYTIEQLEKLKIRCIPSHTNFVYFSLENYEKDFFEQLKKNNILGTKIYEEKGKWSRITIGTMEEMKEFIKALG
- the hisS gene encoding histidine--tRNA ligase; the protein is MAQKPSIPKGTRDFSPAEVAKRNYISSIMKHHFEVFGFQPIETPSFENSETLMGKYGEEGDRLIFKILESGEYYEKAIETISNIDEKSVMYIDSFFTRFFECFRNDCRDYAKDNDISSWKTVRFFFEELSVKNTFHSSREYHYLHEYENLLVEFLNDNKEYILSRVFDMDYFFESVEVFQNFNNNQKIEIQSRFIDFIKFSKLSKIKSNKLTPLISEKALRYDLTVPFARYVVQHQNEIEFPFKRYQIQPVWRADRPQKGRFREFYQCDADVVGSTSLWQEVELVQLYDAVFTQLGLGGTTIKINNRKILSGIAEVIGAKDKLIDFTVALDKLDKIGEEGVKKEMLEKGISESAIEKVQPLFQFIGTVFEKIEKLNDLLSTSEEGKKGVEELKFICETIEKLGLQSAKIDLDVTLARGLNYYTGAIFEVTAPQVAMGSIGGGGRYDDLTGIFGLKNMSGVGISFGLDRIYLVLEELGLFPDTVTATSKALFINYGNAESFYAMEAISKLRRSGIKVELYPDAAKIAKQFQHADKRGIPFAVIAGESEMKENSFGLKNLQTGEQVKLDFEELKKALM
- a CDS encoding ABC transporter permease; protein product: MASLVKENIKIALGSIKTQLLRTILTIIIIAIGITALVSILTVVSALENTLSSNFASMGANTFTIRQYELQVRIGNGRRGEREKINPIISYPEAKDFQEKYNYPFTNSSLSFVATSAAEVKYENKKTDPEITVVGVDEYFAPNSGLELAAGRNFTGFDIENNNYVCVVGSDFEKGLLKDVNPIDKVISIRGAKFKVIGILKEEGSTFGNSQDLRVMIPIQVARSLFTQPNINYNLSVMVEKKELLEAAIDQAMITMRQVRKQNPVEENNFGIIRSDELINQILSLTSVLSASAWVIGIITIFGSSIALMNIMLVSVTERTREIGVRKALGAKRKTIAFQFFTETIVIGQLGGLVGIILGVTFGSIAASLLEFTFVIPWMAIIAAVITSFVVALVSGLYPAIKASKLDPVEALRYE